From the Musa acuminata AAA Group cultivar baxijiao chromosome BXJ3-1, Cavendish_Baxijiao_AAA, whole genome shotgun sequence genome, the window CTAAAAAGACAAACGAAACTCATGCACCTATGAAATATAGCTAAACAACCATTAGAATGCCATATGGTTTtaacatttttaaaatatttccaaTCACAACCGTCTTAGCATGCGATATAGTTTGAGAAAATAATCTTGCAAGTTACCAATTATAACCTAAAGTGTGTGAAAATTTTGGGAAGGTCGAGGCGAGAATGTCGTAACTTTCTTGCAATGATTCAATGAAGCTTTCTCTGTTTCAAAAAAGATAAATGTCTGAAAATACAATAAGTCACACATAATTTACGAAACACTGTAACTAAATACAAATTACAGATGTGACTCACCCACCCTCACTCCCTAGATATGTACCACAGTCATCAGTCATCACACTGGTCATGACTAGTGATGTGAACTAAAGAGGTCTAATAAATCATCATGATCATACTaatccttatcatgataaatactAGAAAATGCAATAAGTTGGATAAGTCTCTCTTGGCACTTGATAGGAAGCTAGACATGTTGAACCTGGCTTAGTTTACCTAAAACACCCAAAACCCAACTCCACTTAGTTCGGAGACCTAAACTTTTGATCGAGATATGACACTAAAATAAATTTTGACATCTAATAATAAAAAGACTTATATAGATGCAGAAAGTTACATTCTGGGCCAACCCAGACGTTTGTCCTagatctaaaatataaaaaaggaaaaaattgtaTGTAATAGTAAACCTTGAGTTGAATAAAAAGAGTGCTTCAAGATGAGGTTTGAGAAGAAACATCAAATAATAAACTCATGTTGAAAGGAGagtgatggtaaaataagttagCATTCATGATTTGTCTAATTGAGAAATTACATTATATGATAAAATCATCCAAAAACATAAACCTTTGTTATAGATCTAAAATATGGAAGGAGAGTGATGGTAAAATGTGTGGTGTGTATTGTGAGTGTGTTTGTGTTGTATGTGTGTGTATTATTTggtgttgtgtgttgtttgttatgtatgtatgtgttgtgtgtatatatgtgctGTGAGTTTGTTTGTGCATATGTTgtatgtgttatatatatatatccgataGAACAACTTAAAGATAAAAAAGTATCGCTAATTTTTTCAATCTTGTTGCAAGTTCAAAGTATTATTTGTACAAATAAAAATCCCCTTCTGATTTCTTcttcatatatatagatataggaTCTATGAGACAATTACTTAGAAGTACAGTATAAAAACCAATACAATAAAGGAAGACAACATAAGAGCTTAAGCTAGCCCTCACATGTCAACCATATAAAAACCAATACAATAAAGGAATATAACAGTAAaagtattcatatatctctccaaaCTCAGCAAAAACAGAAGCATCAATAGATATTCATCCAAAATTACTCTTTTAAGAGTACAAGGAAGATCTAAATAGGTCTCCCCTCTTAGACACAATATCCTTTACATGAATCCATCTAATGTTACTACAAATTGCCTCTACGTCATAAAAGGAAGATTTATTAGTAGGATGTAATGATCAATGAATGATAGTATATATACAAAGAGTGGGAGAGGGAGTGAGAGAGAAAAACAAAACATAAGACATTAAAAACCTCTATCTGTTTAAAATATGCATATCGTCCCAAAAGTGCCACATTGAGTTGTCAACTTCTTTGAGAgagaacaaataaataaaaacacaaTGCTGAAAAGTTGACTATTAAAACCATGGACACTCAAAATTGCTCCCTCAAGATCTGAACCTCTCGATTTTTATTCCGTACAAAAAGAACTTTTGAGACAAAaatacatcaaaaaattctcatttATAGGATGAATAATGTTTTCAACAAGTATAATTATGTCTGAAACTTCAGATGACGATGATCTTTCATGACAAGCAAATATAATGTTCAATCCCAAGGTGGATGATCATCTTGACTAGTTCGTGGTGGTTCAGGTTTCCATTCTGGTTTCTCATCCCAGtatatgtcatagtatatgtgGCCAGGGtcacggttctccacgcaacaccACATTCCGACGTATCTCTTCATGCGATTTCTAAATTTTACTTCTCTTGCCTAAATAAACTCATCACGTTATCATCTAGAACAAAATAGTGATATAGAAAAGGAATTTTTAGCCAAAAAAAAAATGTACGATAAtgcttacctcatcattgaacccTTGGAAGGCATTCGCCATGGATGAAAAGTGCAAGACTTTGATATCTTTGTGCTGGGAGAATACTTGCATGTACTGTAAGACAAATTGGCAAACTGTTTAGCAAAGCTTCTGAACTTTTCTGGAGTACATCAGTAAAAGCTTCAAGCATCTACCCTTTTCatggaaaaaaaaatacaaaataatcATATCCATGTGTCATGACCCTGATTAACTACAAGACAAAAAAGTAACAAAGTCCGTTAAAAACACAAAAACATGTTTCTAGAGCTTGTAAGAAGAAACCAGTTCTTTGCTCTGCTTTTTGGCATTGTATCAAGAGACCTTAGAAGAACACATAGAATATGGACAACAATAGAAAGTCAAAGGTTTAAGGTTCCAAGACTagaatactaagttgtctgcTTTCTAACTGAACTTTGCTTAGTTAATACCATTAGAAAATGTGCTCCCACCAAATGAACAGGCAATCTCATCCTACCACCATTATTATGATCTTAAACCATTAcagaatcaaaatttaatcattagaTGTATGTACCATATGCTCAGTGCTATTTCTGGGAAATTGGATGAAACCACGGCTAGTTGTTCCATCGGATATATTGCATCCTTTGGAATGTGCATCACAAAGTTGAACATTAAGTAATGATTCCTTCACCTGAATCCATAATAAAAAAAGGTTATTGGGATTGAAATATATGTATGAGCCACTGAAAAACTGTACGAGCTGCTAAGTATTGCATATTGATacaataatatttttacatgtTTGGGCACTGATGGATTCTGCAGGAATGAGTACTCCCTGAAATGAATTTGTGGTCCAAACTCTTCTTCAGAAAGGCCATGGAGCATGGTATGAATCTGCAACGGTGAATCAACTCTAATCAGATGATCGAAATTGTGGCAGCAGGCGTAACAATTATAACATGCAAAAAACAGTTTACATGCagtggaagaagaaaaaaacaagcAGTGAGATGCTGTAAATATAATCAAGCATATACTTCCATTCACAAAAGACTGTCCTTTTAAAATAACTAATTAATACTGACAACAAAGACTAAAAAAATTTATTCCCAACCATTATAGATGGGATTGCTAATGgatctcctctttgttgctatgcTCGGTATCAAGATTTTAAATACTGGTCCAATACAAGTTTTCAACATTTGATCTGACCATTATGGTACTGGTATATCAAGCAGTGTATTCTTTGTTACATTGTtaccaaatgaaaagaaaaaattgaagaacaaaaacaacGTAAAAATGGATAAAGCATAGAGATTAGAGAATACCTATTTTATCGAATCTAATGAAGATAAAACTACACTCTATGATCAAAGGACGAACAGAAATTGGTATCAAAATCAATTGGTTGAAGGAGAATGGATGAAATGTTTCGGGAAAATACAGTACACAATCAATAAGTTGAGCATGTGCAATCAGCTTAATTTGAATCGGAGAGTAAAAACTGATATGACAAACTGCAAAATCATTGTACATGACATCTTATAAGAAATTTTCCTCATGGAACAGGAGACCTACCTGCAAAATTATAGCAATTGAAAGAGATTTAGTCAACATATGTTTTCTTAGAAGTTAATTGTAGCAAAgcaaaatattttttcaataattacAATTTCCAAGAACTTGGTTATCCGTTTAAGTCAAACGAAGCTAAGGAGACTATAAtgcatattaatatttaaatttcaaTGCTAAGGATCAGTTTTGTTTTggaataacatcaagaaaataatttataattactgGAATTATGGAGCATGACATTTAGTAGAACAACTACCTCTACCCCTGTGTAATAGGAAAGCTCATCATGATTCAACTCTCAACAGGCCCAGAGTATAGAACAAATAAGAAAGTAAAAGAAGATGCAATTTCAAGACGAGTGtatgttaaaattttaattgaagAACAATATGCCCTTACTTCCAATCAAATCTACTCTTGCGCCTCTACTTGCTTTCTAGTATTCCAACAAAACCTGTGCACAAGGCTTCCACTAATGCAGGGTTTGAAAAGAGTTAATGTATGCAAGCTGATCCCTAGAAATAAAGAGGtattttcttataacttgaaccTGGTCTTCTATGTCACAGGAGCAATCTTACTTTTGTAACCAAACTCACCCTTATTCCAACTTGCCCCTCTCTAATCTAAGTTATATTTAAACTAAAACAAGCCACATTAAACAATATTACTACTATCATATTCTGaccttaattaattattatttatcttttctcTCTCAACACCATCCTCCTACTCTACGAGAACCCATTTCAATGTCCACTTATAGAAAACTTGAATTAAGGTGACTAAAGCTCGTCTATAGTACTTGTTGATGATGATTGTCAAACATACTTGAGCTTCTCATGTAATGTTATCAAGgtcatatttggtatcatgaatgcataTTGTTTCAAATCCCAAAAGTAAGAAATTTGACAACCAACGAAAGAACCATGTTTGATCGTCTGATAGAGACTTAATTTCTAAAAATTTGAGTAGAAAATTTAAACTTGCTTGAGTGATTCACTGAATAGTGAAGATAGGACGATTCTTGTTCTCTCTAAGACCAAACTAAAGTTTGTTCAATCAATTAACGGATAAGAACACCCATTCATTTATTGAAAAAAAGTTCTCTGATTTTTCAGAATAGGGAATTGTTTAAACTTATTTCGGTGATTGGTCAATCAATTTTCTGCATGGATCTAAATATCACagcatatcattacaaagtgtacCATATCAGGCCAACTGCTTAATTTTACAAAATGTTTAGTACTTTATCAGATGTACCAACACTTCAGATCATACTACTGTACCAAGTGGATAATGACGCAAGGCAGGTGTCTAACTTTTAGTTCCTTGGCTCTTAGAGCACTTCGATATTGCATATCTTCCATCCCACCTCATCTCTTCATCTGCCCATCCTACTTCATCTGTTGAGAGTTAAAATTCTCCATTCCTCTTGTATCATCTTTATTTACAACAGGGAATTTAATTTACTATGGATCGGTCCGAACTGACCGTTATTTACcatgacatgtgtacttaatcttTTACTGTAAATTCCAGATAGTATTGACCAGTCTGTGCTTGAACCGGGCTGCCAAACACCCAAAGTGActgttttttctttaaacaccATTGCCTGATGCGTAATGGCTCACAACTCGCAAGTGTCTCTATTGTCTGTCGTTCAACTGCCCTACTGCCTACCTCATCTTTGATGTCTCCTCCTCTTCTATGGACTTCCTCTTTCTTTGACTTCctattccttcttccttcttattcTCCCTAGTGTGGTTCATCTTATCGGTTCGTACCGAAGTATTGACTGGCCATCGATACGGTATGCACCaacataccgacacatggtataaTGGGATATACTAATAGACCGGTATGTACTATGTACCATCTATATTGGTCCTCTAttggatcggtatgtaccgcccatatcgggtAATATGCCACAGTACAAAAAACCTTGCTCCCTACcacttccttcctcctccccctccttccACATCTCTCCCAATAGAATGGCATTCCGTGTGTCGATACATTGGAACAGATCAGACTTGTACCAATCTGTTCATAGACTACCATGGGCCCAATACCCAAAATTGAAAACCTTGTTTAAGATCATTGGAATTCCTATATAAAATTGCGCATGGCAAGTGGCAAAACGGAACACTATGGAAATTAAGTTTACAGTATTAAAGGCTAAAAGCATATAGCCATAAACATCAAAAACTAGCCAAAAGGAAATTAGTCTATTACCCAAAACCCTAGTGATTCATCAGCAGGGAAAATCTGATTCCATACATCATGAATGAGCAGGAAGATCCCACATTGTTCTGAGTATTTTAATAACCACATCAATGCAGATAATGGAGAACGTGCAGGTATAAATAATTCAAGTAAGCCAAGAGCAACAAGATCAAATAATTCAGACCACATAAACAATCATCTTAAAATCGAAGATGCAAGAAATTTGACTTTGATCTATTTGTAAGCACACAACTCATGCTAAAACTTTTTCTCATGGTTAAAGTCCTGGTATATGTACTATTTGAGGACGAGCTTTCGTACAATGATAAGGTTCATCCCAAGCAACCTACCATTTTGCTGATCCTTTGGATTTTTGAACTCAATGGAAAAGAGCAAATAGAACCCATAATTTTATGATCCAAGTTAGCAAGTGAATGGCACGAACAGATAATGAAGGAAAATGCCCATCCATGGATAATGTGTTAGAGAACTAGCAAGAGAGTGCACAATCTACATACTAATCTAACAAATCTAATTACCTCAAACAAGTGGTCCATAGGGCATACAAAAGGTTGCTTGGTCAGTGTCCCTTCCAAAATACCAGGATGTCCAAACCACATTCTTTCAAACCTGCACCATAATGGAGGCATTACCTAAACATAGACAAGGAATATGAGTCAGAATTATTGCAACCACAGCAGTCAAGCACGTTGAATAATAATTTCACAACAATGTCCTgtccaaggtttttaattttgtacCATATCGATGTAccaagctttgctcggtatggtacggtatggcGTACAGAGCagtatgccctggtgtaccgctcgatatatgtattttcatatacatatgtatataaaaatatgtttatataCGTATGTTTACTCATAAacatatgtatttttatatacatatgtttatgagtaataattactataaaaattgtttataaaaatatcccCTTCCATCTCAAGAGATGGGAAGGGGGTGATGGTGGAGCGGGTGAGGATGTGACACGTCGCCTCCATCCCCAGCTCGAACTCATCCCCCGTGAGGCACTCCGCAATGCTCTTGCGATAGACGAATCCGATAGGAATCTAGCCCCGGGAGAGCTCATCTCCCGCTCCCCCGCCGCAGCCGCCCTCAGTGACTGTGAGGAAGAAGACCAAGATGACGACGAGAGCGAGCAAAGGAAGCACAGTCCTACCTGGGTCAAGATCCCTTCCATCATTGTCGATCGCGACCTCCTCGACCACAACGGCCACGATCCCTCCGCACCCTATCGTGTTTCGCCCGACGGAGCGAGGACCTGCCCCCTACCATGTTCCGCCCGACAAAGTGAAGACCCATCCCCTACCGCATTCCTCTCGACGAAGCGCTTCTTCTTGTCCCGCCACGTCCAACTCTCTTCTTCGTCATGCCTCCTCTGTCCAACGAGCGTCGCAGCCTCGTCTTCCTCGCCGTCATGCTCCTCGTTCTATCCACCAACTGATactgcccggtagcgggcggtctgcgtaccgaTCAGCTGGTGGACCAGTACGAGCGGTACAATTCAAAATTTAAAACCTTGGTCATGTCAATTGTTAATGTGTCAAGTCTTTGTGTTTTATGTTGCTTAAGTGTAACAAGCCTCATATTGCATATTGCAGAAGACTATGCTAGTTGTGCTGATGAGAACAAAGTTGACCTTCCATCCTTATTCTATAATAGAATCAGGATCTCAAAAATTAGACACAAAATTCAATTATTTGATACTCCATGATTTTCCAAGAAGCAACTCCCGTTAACATTACTATTCTCGAGCAATAACTAATGAATAATAAACTCCTTAAAAAAAGGATTTTGAGAAGTAAATGGTTCTCAGCTCAATGGCCATTTGGAATTTGATTAGATGATAAATTAATTGCACAATTTAATGAAATGTTTATCAACATCTGCATGGACAAAATGTTTGGACGACATGTACATCCATTGTTTTCCAAAGTGCACAATTTGTGAAAGGAGAAGGGATCTTTGAAAGATCCTATCTTCTGAAGCTATTAATTACCATAGCAGAATATCAAGGAAAAAGATCCATGCAGAATATCAACATCCGCATGGACAAAATGTTTGGACAACATGTACATCCATTGTTTTCCAAAGTGCACAATTTGTGAAAGGAGAAGGGATCTTTGAAAGATCCTATCTTCTGAAGCTATTAATTACCATAGCAGAATATCAAGGAAAAAGATccctttaaagtttaaactatgCATATAAGATATCTTTTATAAAATCTCAGCTGGTcaagtttaattttttaattggTGAAACCTCACTCACCAGTGTTCGGTTCAACAGACAAGCAACAGCAAGTGCAGTCCTTATCTGCCTCAACTGAAACATGCAAATAAGAATGTCACTTGATCAGTTAATTACTTGGACATCTCTCCAAATCTCAATAAGAAATGCCAATGctgatcttttttttatattatcttaCCTGGTAATTAACCAATGAGAAGTGTGATTGTAAGGTATGTGGCCCATCCAGCAACAAACTCTTAGGAATACCAGGTTTGAATGATAAGAAACCTCCTGCAAAGACACACACGGAGGCAGAAGGATAACAAGCATGACAACATAACATAGTTTTTGGAAGAATTAAGCATAGAGTCCAGTAGCCTCGCAAGTAAACCTGATGAGATAGACACTACACTCTGGGATGTGTAGGATGTGCTGAATTTTCTATCATCATTTCATTGATTGTGATGCTCTAGTTCTTGCTCCAGACCTCAAATAAATTTAGTCATACGAAAGATTCTTTATTACAGAACTTTCAAAAATGAACACCGTCCATATACATGAATCTCATAAATTTTTGGCATTTTTGTGGTAGGTGCAGGTATATATTTTTGGCATTTTACATCTAATTATTGTGTTTACATGTTAGTTAGAATTTCTTTCTCACCTTCTCGGTATAGTATTCTTGATATGCTACTTTCAATTTTTATTCGAAATATGTTTCGATTTGGTATTTTTATTGTATTCTATATTAAGATCACTTTATTGACACCTAATTATTGTCTTAAAATGTTAGTTAGAATTTCTTTCTCACCTTCTCGGTATACATATTCTTTATATACTAGTTCCAATTTTTATTCGATATATGTTTCGATTGGTATTTATATTGTATTCTACATTAAGATCACTTTATTGTTATCAATATTGATTATACTAGGCTCATTTATATGTGAGAAAGAACcctaaattaagatttttttatttttcactgaTTTTCAAGTACTTTTGTAGTATATTGTACACGCCGACATAATATGTGTTGATACGCTGATACAGACAAGAGTCATTAGTCCAGGCCTTGAATGCTGGTACAAACCAAACCATTTCAGATCGAGACTTGGACTGGTAGGGTCCGATACACGGTATTGTAGTCCTTGCATACTCCACATGAATCTATAgcttatcaagtttttcaatagatAATTTCTCAAAAATTAAAGCGCTCAACACAGCATTGCATCTCAAAAATCACATAGCACTAGTACTGGTTTTCAGTATTTGGGCAAATATTTTTCACTTATTACCTATCAATATTACAACTCACTTATGAATTGTGTAGTAAAGtcaagtacaaaaaaaaaaaaagtagtcaACCAGCTAAGACATTTAGCTTAGTATAAAAAAGATGAATTTTACCAAATGAGATGAGAAGAAAGAATACCTGGTGTATCATAATATGCAGGTTGGTCATAGAAAAGCATAGCCTCACGTAACCTATGGCGCTTTCCATCAGAACCTGCAAACTGGAAGGTAGTATGCACAGCATATGGTTCCAGTTTGAGCTGCTGGGGCATTGCCTGCCAGTTCATTTAAAAGAATTGTTACATGGTCATTCACATTTATTTggtgaaaagagagagaaaacaatATAACAAACTATATAATAACCACGGTTGAGCAACAATGAACTAACAGCtccaagaacaacaacaacaacaacaaagccgtaagtcccaactatttgagattgactacatggatcttttgttgccattgagatctgtaaaaattcatatgtttaattaaattCAGAGTACTTAAATCCTTATAGTTCttattaaaatcttttttagCCTTCCCTTACCCTTCCTCgtaccactaatattaattatttcgtcTCTTTTGATAATCGCATCCGGAGGTCTCCTAAGCACATgctcatatcatcttaaacgattttctcatatcttatcctctatcaaagcTTTTTTATA encodes:
- the LOC103975012 gene encoding arabinosyltransferase XEG113-like isoform X4, which codes for MATCNPLFLAIYATIVAGIIFCTFVILSSVDTSLPAAGAGDGGNKKYFPSPNVTGTPRLQREPSDMFTRAIWDVPVDSKMPGMKSFLLTKEMVKHHAKDNIIIVTFGNHAFLDFILNWVKHLTDLNIFNILVGAMDTKLLEALYWKGIPVFDMGSKMVTVDVGWGSAKFHKMGREKVLLINALLPFGYELLMCDTDMVWLKAMPQQLKLEPYAVHTTFQFAGSDGKRHRLREAMLFYDQPAYYDTPGGFLSFKPGIPKSLLLDGPHTLQSHFSLVNYQLRQIRTALAVACLLNRTLVMPPLWCRFERMWFGHPGILEGTLTKQPFVCPMDHLFEIHTMLHGLSEEEFGPQIHFREYSFLQNPSVPKHVKESLLNVQLCDAHSKGCNISDGTTSRGFIQFPRNSTEHMYMQVFSQHKDIKVLHFSSMANAFQGFNDEAREVKFRNRMKRYVGMWCCVENRDPGHIYYDIYWDEKPEWKPEPPRTSQDDHPPWD
- the LOC103975012 gene encoding arabinosyltransferase XEG113-like isoform X3, whose translation is MEETKNTSRRRMVSVTGTPRLQREPSDMFTRAIWDVPVDSKMPGMKSFLLTKEMVKHHAKDNIIIVTFGNHAFLDFILNWVKHLTDLNIFNILVGAMDTKLLEALYWKGIPVFDMGSKMVTVDVGWGSAKFHKMGREKVLLINALLPFGYELLMCDTDMVWLKNPLPYFARFPEADMLTSSDQIRPTTTDDSLEVWQNVTTAYNIGIFHWRPTDAAKRLVKEWKDILLSDDQKWDQAGFNDLVHQVLGPSLEGESGLFYAYDGTLKLGLLPASIFCSGHTYFVQAMPQQLKLEPYAVHTTFQFAGSDGKRHRLREAMLFYDQPAYYDTPGGFLSFKPGIPKSLLLDGPHTLQSHFSLVNYQLRQIRTALAVACLLNRTLVMPPLWCRFERMWFGHPGILEGTLTKQPFVCPMDHLFEIHTMLHGLSEEEFGPQIHFREYSFLQNPSVPKHVKESLLNVQLCDAHSKGCNISDGTTSRGFIQFPRNSTEHMYMQVFSQHKDIKVLHFSSMANAFQGFNDEAREVKFRNRMKRYVGMWCCVENRDPGHIYYDIYWDEKPEWKPEPPRTSQDDHPPWD
- the LOC103975012 gene encoding arabinosyltransferase XEG113-like isoform X2 produces the protein MATCNPLFLAIYATIVAVTGTPRLQREPSDMFTRAIWDVPVDSKMPGMKSFLLTKEMVKHHAKDNIIIVTFGNHAFLDFILNWVKHLTDLNIFNILVGAMDTKLLEALYWKGIPVFDMGSKMVTVDVGWGSAKFHKMGREKVLLINALLPFGYELLMCDTDMVWLKNPLPYFARFPEADMLTSSDQIRPTTTDDSLEVWQNVTTAYNIGIFHWRPTDAAKRLVKEWKDILLSDDQKWDQAGFNDLVHQVLGPSLEGESGLFYAYDGTLKLGLLPASIFCSGHTYFVQAMPQQLKLEPYAVHTTFQFAGSDGKRHRLREAMLFYDQPAYYDTPGGFLSFKPGIPKSLLLDGPHTLQSHFSLVNYQLRQIRTALAVACLLNRTLVMPPLWCRFERMWFGHPGILEGTLTKQPFVCPMDHLFEIHTMLHGLSEEEFGPQIHFREYSFLQNPSVPKHVKESLLNVQLCDAHSKGCNISDGTTSRGFIQFPRNSTEHMYMQVFSQHKDIKVLHFSSMANAFQGFNDEAREVKFRNRMKRYVGMWCCVENRDPGHIYYDIYWDEKPEWKPEPPRTSQDDHPPWD